The Campylobacter sp. CN_NE2 genome contains a region encoding:
- a CDS encoding TonB C-terminal domain-containing protein, with protein MRSSSYVGVKYDNFTSFLISLCIYFLAGFFLLFNAIRDHELALKYTDDPNAYMDIIVDWEIDDSAPKAPDLAKEVPVQPQVEEKPKEIEKTEEPKPEPLPESKPVETPIEEPKPVEEPKPEPKPNLNDLFADTTKDNKKLQESTEKKEEKQESGSKNAVQKDDKKSGKSQMTGQYNAYIGQINKILQQIWTSYNPKSNEVAKISLKIDRNGKVVEYEILELTYNSEYNQKLRDFVYSLESREFPKPPGNEILNITSITITPKK; from the coding sequence TTGCGAAGTAGTTCGTATGTCGGCGTGAAATACGACAATTTCACTTCGTTTTTGATTTCGCTTTGTATCTATTTTTTGGCTGGATTTTTCCTGCTTTTTAATGCTATAAGAGACCACGAACTAGCACTAAAATACACAGACGATCCAAATGCTTATATGGATATTATTGTGGATTGGGAGATTGACGATAGTGCGCCAAAAGCACCTGATTTAGCCAAAGAAGTTCCTGTCCAGCCACAAGTTGAAGAAAAACCAAAAGAGATAGAAAAAACAGAAGAGCCAAAGCCTGAGCCACTGCCTGAATCAAAACCTGTTGAAACTCCGATTGAAGAGCCAAAACCGGTTGAAGAGCCAAAGCCTGAACCAAAACCAAATTTAAACGATCTTTTTGCCGATACCACAAAAGATAATAAAAAACTTCAAGAAAGCACAGAAAAAAAAGAAGAAAAACAAGAAAGCGGTTCTAAAAATGCCGTTCAAAAAGATGATAAAAAATCAGGCAAATCACAGATGACAGGGCAATATAATGCTTATATAGGTCAAATAAACAAAATTTTACAACAAATTTGGACTTCGTATAATCCAAAATCAAATGAAGTTGCTAAAATAAGTTTAAAAATTGATAGAAATGGAAAAGTTGTGGAATATGAAATTTTAGAACTTACTTATAATTCTGAATATAACCAAAAACTTAGAGATTTTGTTTATAGTTTAGAAAGTAGAGAATTTCCAAAACCACCTGGAAATGAAATTTTAAATATAACATCAATTACAATAACACCAAAAAAATAA
- the atpC gene encoding ATP synthase F1 subunit epsilon, giving the protein MEKLFLEIVTPEGRVFSGEVKSVQLPGSEGELGVLPRHAALVTLLRSGVIEIVNLNDKKELVAINWGYLKVDEEKTTVLADGAVVVGGDSEGAIAKSLQKAKDLVASMSSETSAYAATIAKIDDHARQK; this is encoded by the coding sequence ATGGAAAAATTATTTTTAGAAATCGTTACGCCTGAGGGAAGAGTTTTCTCGGGCGAAGTTAAATCTGTTCAACTACCCGGAAGCGAAGGCGAACTAGGCGTTTTACCACGCCACGCAGCACTTGTAACGCTTTTAAGATCTGGTGTAATTGAAATAGTAAATTTAAACGATAAAAAAGAATTAGTAGCGATAAACTGGGGCTATTTGAAAGTTGATGAAGAAAAAACAACCGTTTTAGCAGACGGCGCTGTCGTCGTAGGCGGCGATAGCGAAGGTGCTATTGCAAAATCACTTCAAAAAGCAAAAGATTTAGTAGCTTCTATGAGTAGTGAAACATCTGCTTATGCCGCAACTATCGCCAAAATCGATGATCACGCAAGGCAAAAATAG
- the atpG gene encoding ATP synthase F1 subunit gamma yields the protein MANLKDIKLKIKSVKNTEKTTKAMKLVSNVKLKKAKDAAVQSSAYAIKINEVLSEIAAKISDNISDVQNSKIFDTKKEPKIVDIIFVTADKGLCGGFNIHTIKKIKSLIETYKSKGIKIRLRGVGKKGIEYFNFQGMELLEKHVGVSSSPTYEKAQNIIKSAVDSFLAGETDKVILVHNGYKNMISQEIRVSDVVPIEPPVVDEKHLANLGSAVEFEPDENAKALLDELVKKYLEYSMYYSLIDSLAAEHSARMNAMENATNNAKERVRQLNLEYNKARQSSITTELIEIISGVESMK from the coding sequence ATGGCAAATTTGAAAGATATTAAGTTAAAAATTAAAAGCGTCAAAAACACTGAAAAAACCACAAAAGCGATGAAGCTTGTGTCTAATGTAAAGCTTAAAAAAGCAAAAGACGCAGCTGTTCAATCAAGCGCTTATGCGATTAAAATCAATGAGGTTTTAAGTGAGATTGCGGCTAAAATTTCTGATAATATCTCAGATGTGCAAAATAGTAAAATTTTCGATACAAAAAAAGAGCCAAAAATAGTTGATATTATTTTTGTTACTGCCGACAAGGGGCTTTGTGGCGGATTTAATATTCACACAATCAAAAAAATAAAAAGTTTGATTGAAACTTATAAAAGCAAAGGAATTAAAATTCGTTTGCGTGGCGTAGGCAAAAAAGGTATCGAATACTTTAATTTTCAAGGTATGGAGCTTTTAGAAAAGCATGTCGGCGTTAGCTCATCTCCTACCTATGAAAAAGCACAAAATATTATCAAATCGGCCGTTGATAGCTTTTTAGCCGGTGAAACCGATAAAGTTATTTTGGTTCATAATGGATATAAAAATATGATTTCGCAAGAAATTCGTGTTAGCGATGTAGTTCCAATTGAACCGCCTGTTGTTGATGAAAAGCATTTAGCAAATTTAGGTTCTGCTGTTGAATTTGAACCTGATGAAAATGCAAAAGCATTATTAGATGAACTTGTCAAAAAGTATTTAGAATACAGCATGTATTACTCTTTGATAGATTCACTAGCTGCCGAACATAGTGCTAGAATGAACGCTATGGAAAATGCGACAAACAACGCAAAAGAGCGCGTTAGACAGCTAAATTTAGAGTATAACAAAGCAAGACAAAGTTCTATTACCACTGAGCTTATAGAAATCATCAGTGGCGTTGAATCAATGAAGTAA
- a CDS encoding MotA/TolQ/ExbB proton channel family protein encodes MIDIILSYFSRSTFITIFVLSWLSFYFILTFTILISRFVGLSSWYKKEEKALESLLMGARISNTNSVLKKVASGKITKEKLAVSLSMSERDSTSGLTWLSIIASTSPFIGLFGTVVSILDTFSKMGAGNASIATIAPAISEALVATGAGIFVAIPAYTFHLLIKRKSYELMSIIRRTGDILLHITGDSVSNLKAETKSNV; translated from the coding sequence ATGATTGATATTATTCTTAGTTATTTTTCAAGAAGCACATTTATTACGATATTTGTGCTTTCTTGGTTATCTTTTTATTTCATATTGACTTTTACGATTTTGATTTCTAGGTTTGTAGGGCTTTCTTCTTGGTATAAAAAAGAAGAAAAAGCCCTTGAATCTCTGCTTATGGGGGCGAGAATTTCAAATACAAATTCTGTTTTGAAAAAAGTAGCAAGTGGTAAAATCACAAAAGAAAAACTAGCAGTTTCGCTAAGTATGTCCGAGCGAGATTCTACAAGTGGGCTAACTTGGCTCTCTATCATCGCTTCAACTTCGCCTTTTATAGGGCTTTTTGGAACGGTTGTTAGCATACTTGATACTTTTTCCAAAATGGGTGCAGGAAACGCTAGTATCGCTACGATTGCACCAGCCATTAGCGAAGCTTTGGTTGCTACGGGAGCCGGAATTTTCGTTGCAATCCCTGCTTATACATTTCACTTACTTATAAAAAGAAAATCGTATGAGCTTATGAGTATTATTAGGCGCACAGGTGATATTTTGCTTCACATAACAGGCGATAGCGTATCAAATTTAAAAGCGGAAACAAAATCAAATGTTTGA
- the atpA gene encoding F0F1 ATP synthase subunit alpha → MSAKIKADEISSIIKERIESFDLSVDVEETGKVVSVADGVASVYGLKNVMANEMVEFDNGVKGIALNLEESSVGVVILGETAGIVEGSSAKRLGKLLRVPVGDAMIGRVVNALGEPIDGKGPIEASESRFVEEKAKGIMARKSVHEPLQTGIKAIDALVPIGRGQRELIIGDRQTGKTTVAVDTIINQKGQDVVCIYVAVGQKQSTVAQVVKKLEEYGAMEYTIVVAANASEAAALQYLAPYSGCTMGEYFRDNSRHALIIYDDLSKHAVAYREMSLILRRPPGREAYPGDVFYLHSRLLERASKLSDALGAGSLTALPIIETQAGDVSAYIPTNVISITDGQIFLESGLFNSGIRPAINVGLSVSRVGGSAQIKAIKKVSGTLRLDLAQYRELQAFAQFASDLDESSRKQLDRGQRMVEVLKQPPYSPLPVENQIVIIFAGSKGYLDDVAPSAIGKFEAELYPFIEAKYPEIFEQIRTKKSLEKDIEESLAKALNDFKATFSAQ, encoded by the coding sequence GTGAGTGCGAAAATTAAAGCAGACGAAATTAGTAGCATAATTAAAGAACGAATTGAAAGCTTTGATCTAAGCGTAGATGTCGAAGAAACAGGTAAAGTTGTATCTGTTGCCGACGGTGTTGCCAGCGTTTATGGCTTAAAAAATGTTATGGCTAACGAAATGGTTGAGTTCGATAACGGCGTAAAAGGTATTGCTCTTAACCTTGAAGAAAGCAGTGTCGGTGTTGTTATCTTAGGCGAAACAGCCGGTATCGTTGAAGGAAGTAGTGCAAAAAGACTTGGCAAACTTCTAAGAGTTCCTGTTGGGGACGCTATGATAGGACGCGTTGTAAATGCACTTGGTGAGCCAATCGACGGCAAAGGACCAATTGAAGCGAGTGAAAGTAGATTCGTTGAAGAAAAAGCAAAAGGCATTATGGCTAGAAAATCAGTTCATGAGCCGCTTCAAACAGGTATTAAAGCAATCGACGCCCTTGTTCCAATCGGTAGAGGTCAAAGAGAGCTAATTATCGGCGATAGACAAACAGGTAAAACAACGGTTGCTGTTGATACTATTATCAACCAAAAAGGTCAAGATGTCGTCTGTATCTATGTTGCCGTAGGTCAAAAACAATCAACCGTAGCACAAGTTGTTAAAAAACTAGAAGAATACGGCGCTATGGAATATACCATCGTAGTTGCAGCTAATGCTAGTGAAGCGGCTGCTCTTCAATACCTTGCTCCATATTCAGGTTGCACAATGGGCGAGTATTTCAGAGATAACTCACGCCATGCTTTGATTATTTATGATGATTTAAGCAAACACGCTGTTGCTTACCGCGAAATGTCATTGATTTTAAGAAGACCACCGGGTCGTGAAGCTTATCCGGGCGATGTTTTTTATCTTCACTCTCGCTTACTTGAAAGAGCTAGTAAGCTAAGCGATGCACTAGGAGCTGGTAGCCTAACAGCGCTTCCTATCATTGAAACACAAGCAGGCGATGTTTCAGCATATATCCCTACAAATGTTATTTCGATTACAGACGGACAAATTTTCCTTGAATCAGGTCTATTTAACTCAGGTATCCGCCCTGCGATCAATGTCGGTTTGTCGGTTAGCCGTGTTGGTGGTTCAGCACAAATCAAAGCTATTAAAAAAGTTTCAGGCACACTTCGCCTTGACCTTGCTCAATACCGCGAACTTCAAGCATTTGCTCAATTTGCAAGTGATTTGGACGAAAGCAGTAGAAAACAACTAGACCGTGGTCAAAGAATGGTTGAAGTTCTAAAACAACCACCTTATAGCCCACTTCCTGTTGAAAATCAAATTGTTATCATTTTTGCAGGTAGCAAAGGTTATTTGGACGATGTTGCACCAAGCGCAATCGGTAAATTTGAAGCTGAACTTTATCCGTTTATCGAAGCTAAATATCCTGAAATTTTCGAACAAATCAGAACCAAAAAATCTTTGGAAAAAGATATAGAAGAAAGTTTAGCAAAAGCATTAAATGACTTTAAAGCGACATTTTCAGCGCAGTAA
- a CDS encoding F0F1 ATP synthase subunit B — MKKYIFLTLFPILALADGHGTNYDIVWRTINFLIFFGIMYYLLKGPLKAAYENRINSIASRLEANQNLLKESKERKEQAKKDVATAKIQGDSLVETAKKEAIFAEEKVKNATEFEIKQLQKAFEEQKEFETRKAKKDVVNEILEEIFDKNSINLDQNELIDIVHKKAV, encoded by the coding sequence ATGAAAAAATATATATTTTTAACACTTTTTCCGATTTTGGCTCTTGCAGACGGACATGGCACAAACTATGATATAGTTTGGAGAACGATAAACTTTTTAATCTTTTTTGGGATAATGTATTATTTGCTAAAAGGTCCTTTAAAAGCTGCTTATGAAAATAGAATAAATTCGATAGCTTCTAGACTTGAAGCAAATCAAAATTTATTAAAAGAATCAAAAGAGCGAAAAGAACAGGCTAAAAAAGATGTAGCAACTGCTAAAATTCAAGGTGATTCTTTGGTAGAAACAGCCAAAAAAGAGGCAATTTTTGCAGAAGAAAAAGTTAAAAATGCTACCGAATTTGAGATAAAACAACTTCAAAAAGCGTTCGAAGAGCAAAAAGAATTTGAAACTAGAAAAGCGAAAAAAGATGTCGTAAATGAAATTTTAGAAGAAATTTTTGACAAAAATAGCATAAATTTAGATCAAAATGAACTTATCGACATAGTTCATAAAAAGGCTGTGTAA
- a CDS encoding F0F1 ATP synthase subunit B family protein, giving the protein MLEISLPALIFTVIVFLGLVYILNIMLYKPLLSFMDSREAMIQKDAEEAKQNALDVDSDRAEITKILDEARSQAAKIKQLSLDKAKEDSEVVIAAKKSELEADFDKFVKKLGKEKTELKKDLQDKIPEFKSSLKSALAKI; this is encoded by the coding sequence ATGCTCGAAATTAGTTTGCCTGCTCTGATCTTCACTGTTATCGTATTTTTGGGGCTCGTCTACATTTTGAATATCATGCTTTATAAACCACTGCTTTCTTTTATGGACAGCAGAGAAGCCATGATACAAAAAGATGCCGAAGAAGCCAAGCAAAATGCGCTAGATGTCGATTCTGATAGAGCCGAGATAACAAAAATTCTAGATGAAGCAAGATCACAAGCAGCTAAAATCAAACAGCTATCTTTGGATAAAGCAAAAGAAGATTCCGAAGTAGTGATAGCGGCTAAAAAATCGGAATTAGAAGCCGATTTTGACAAATTTGTTAAAAAGCTTGGTAAAGAAAAAACTGAGCTTAAAAAAGATCTTCAAGATAAAATTCCGGAATTTAAGAGTAGCCTTAAAAGCGCTCTTGCCAAGATTTAA
- a CDS encoding ParB/RepB/Spo0J family partition protein, whose translation MAKVKKSALGRGLGAILDDVENAYAKELESGKKDLVLEIEIDKIKPNPYQPRKKFDENALKELSESIARHGLIQPIIVVAKNDEYMLIAGERRFRATKLLGEKYIKAIVADFGSQNLRELALIENIQRENLNPIELANSYKELIDEYKITQEELAGIIKKSRVQITNTLRLLSLTSEVQNAISEDKISQGHAKVIVGLDEKDQILVLNTITGQKLSVRETENLVKKIKDKKDKKSTKEKVEKFENFEPKLLELKEKLDKFGKIKIKDRKISVEFDEISKIDEFIKKLN comes from the coding sequence ATGGCAAAAGTAAAAAAAAGTGCGTTAGGACGGGGACTTGGTGCCATTTTAGATGATGTTGAAAATGCTTACGCAAAAGAGTTAGAAAGCGGAAAAAAAGATTTAGTTTTAGAAATCGAAATTGATAAAATCAAACCAAATCCATATCAGCCAAGAAAAAAATTTGATGAAAATGCTTTAAAAGAGCTTAGCGAAAGTATCGCTAGGCACGGGCTTATCCAGCCTATAATCGTTGTTGCGAAAAATGATGAGTATATGCTGATTGCCGGCGAGAGAAGATTTCGTGCTACAAAACTTTTGGGTGAAAAATATATCAAAGCCATAGTTGCTGATTTTGGCTCACAAAATTTAAGGGAACTAGCGCTAATTGAAAATATACAAAGAGAAAATTTAAATCCTATTGAACTTGCAAATTCATACAAAGAGTTGATTGATGAATATAAAATCACGCAAGAAGAATTGGCTGGAATCATCAAAAAATCGCGTGTGCAAATTACTAATACTTTAAGGCTTTTAAGCTTAACTAGCGAAGTTCAAAACGCAATTAGCGAAGATAAAATTTCACAAGGTCATGCAAAGGTTATAGTAGGACTTGATGAAAAAGATCAAATTTTGGTTTTAAATACGATAACAGGGCAAAAACTAAGCGTTAGAGAAACCGAGAATTTGGTAAAAAAAATAAAAGATAAAAAAGATAAAAAATCGACAAAAGAAAAGGTTGAAAAATTTGAAAATTTTGAGCCAAAACTTTTGGAATTGAAAGAAAAATTAGATAAATTTGGAAAAATAAAGATAAAAGATAGAAAAATTTCTGTTGAATTTGATGAAATTTCAAAAATTGATGAATTTATTAAGAAGTTAAACTGA
- a CDS encoding OmpA family protein: MKHLVLTSVAVAALLLSGCSKKNPENMGDSSMGGDLASRIQSEVSNVYFDYDKFNIRADQQGSINNNAALFNQAGAEALTIKVEGNCDEWGSDQYNYALGLKRAKAAKDALVKQGVSADRISVVSYGESNLVCTSKTKECDAQNRRDEFKVGF, encoded by the coding sequence ATGAAACATTTAGTTTTAACATCAGTTGCAGTTGCTGCTCTACTTTTGAGCGGTTGTTCTAAAAAGAACCCAGAAAATATGGGTGATTCATCAATGGGTGGCGATCTAGCTTCAAGAATTCAAAGCGAAGTTAGCAATGTTTATTTTGATTATGACAAATTTAACATTAGAGCTGATCAACAAGGTTCAATCAACAACAACGCTGCATTATTCAACCAAGCAGGCGCAGAAGCTTTGACAATCAAAGTTGAAGGTAACTGCGACGAGTGGGGTAGCGATCAATACAACTACGCTCTTGGTCTAAAAAGAGCAAAAGCTGCAAAAGATGCTTTGGTTAAACAAGGCGTAAGTGCAGATAGAATTTCTGTTGTAAGCTATGGCGAAAGCAACCTTGTTTGCACAAGCAAAACAAAAGAGTGCGACGCTCAAAATAGACGCGACGAATTCAAAGTTGGGTTCTAA
- a CDS encoding ExbD/TolR family protein, with translation MFDYDEKPELNITPLVDIMLVLLAILMVATPAIIYEEKIQLPDGSKTQTSQTTKELMIVRITEDKQIHIDQSKMNFVEFADNLLLLANSGKYDKDKPVFIQADKKLLYDDVMFVLKTLKQTGYLKVALQTNG, from the coding sequence ATGTTTGATTATGATGAAAAACCTGAGCTAAATATCACGCCTTTGGTTGATATTATGCTTGTGTTACTTGCTATTTTAATGGTTGCAACCCCTGCGATAATCTATGAAGAGAAAATTCAGCTTCCTGACGGTTCAAAAACGCAAACTTCGCAAACCACAAAAGAGCTTATGATAGTTCGTATAACCGAAGATAAGCAAATTCATATCGATCAAAGTAAAATGAATTTTGTCGAATTTGCCGATAATCTACTTTTATTAGCAAATTCAGGCAAATACGACAAGGATAAGCCCGTTTTTATCCAAGCCGATAAAAAGCTACTTTATGATGATGTTATGTTTGTTTTAAAAACTTTAAAACAAACTGGTTATTTAAAAGTAGCACTTCAAACGAACGGATAG
- a CDS encoding F0F1 ATP synthase subunit delta, which yields MIDNTAKKYVKALIESYKQDELKGVLEIFKSLSLAFETEKFNDIINSPAIKDNAKVDLILSFIKKPDEKISNLIKLLAKNRRINLIPQIFEGLRSNIAAANNEFYGKIYSSKEIEKSKLKELEAQISKKFNANIKLEPVIANYNGVKIDVEDLGFEISFSIDRLKNKMSEYILKAI from the coding sequence ATGATAGACAATACCGCTAAAAAATATGTTAAAGCTTTAATAGAAAGCTATAAACAAGATGAGCTAAAAGGCGTTTTGGAAATTTTCAAATCCCTATCTTTGGCTTTTGAAACTGAGAAATTTAACGATATTATCAACTCTCCTGCTATAAAAGATAATGCAAAAGTTGATTTGATTTTATCTTTTATAAAAAAACCTGATGAGAAAATTTCAAATTTGATAAAGCTTTTGGCAAAAAATAGACGAATAAATTTAATTCCGCAAATTTTTGAAGGATTGCGAAGCAATATCGCAGCTGCAAACAACGAATTTTACGGAAAAATTTACTCTTCAAAAGAGATTGAAAAATCAAAACTTAAAGAGCTAGAAGCGCAAATTTCTAAAAAATTCAATGCAAACATCAAATTAGAGCCGGTTATTGCTAACTACAACGGCGTTAAAATCGATGTTGAAGATTTGGGTTTTGAGATTAGTTTTTCTATTGATAGATTAAAAAATAAAATGAGCGAATATATATTAAAAGCAATTTAA
- the tolB gene encoding Tol-Pal system protein TolB: MKKLFLIFIFCINLFAIDATMTLTNDGAMNLPKIVVQNASELPNSEFNNKFFKLMVGDLKVGAVFEVSDDYLESSYDGDYTTNLGISGAPALIVRYAVSAQGSPMNLKAKVLDASNGKVVYENEFSIANGETYPFLAHMAVSEIVKNLGYSNVDWMRQMILLSRYTSTKQSEILVADYTLTYQKVVVSGGLNIFPKWANKNQTEFFYTYYVNKNTPAIFKYNLSSGAKTKILTGQGMTIASDVSSDGRKLLITNAPKDQPDIFLYDLASGNMKQVTDYPGIDVNGNFVDNDSRVVFVSDRLGYPNIFAQSLGGGNVEQMVFQGKNNNSITTNGSYIAYSSRDGGGSFNIYMISTQTDLVRQLTADGKNMFPRFSHDGGTIMFIKSGSAVGIIRVNENRSFQFPLKIGQIQSLDW; the protein is encoded by the coding sequence ATGAAAAAACTTTTTTTAATTTTTATTTTTTGTATAAATTTGTTTGCTATTGATGCAACAATGACATTAACAAATGACGGTGCTATGAATTTGCCAAAAATCGTAGTGCAAAACGCTTCGGAGTTGCCAAATTCTGAATTTAACAACAAATTTTTTAAACTTATGGTTGGAGATTTAAAAGTCGGTGCTGTTTTTGAAGTAAGCGATGATTATTTAGAAAGCTCTTATGACGGCGATTATACTACAAATTTAGGTATAAGCGGCGCTCCTGCTTTGATCGTTCGCTATGCAGTTAGCGCTCAGGGCTCACCTATGAATTTAAAAGCCAAAGTTTTAGACGCAAGTAACGGCAAAGTAGTTTATGAGAACGAATTTAGCATAGCAAACGGCGAAACATATCCGTTTTTAGCACACATGGCAGTTTCTGAAATCGTTAAAAATTTGGGCTATTCAAATGTCGATTGGATGAGACAGATGATTTTGCTTTCTCGCTATACTTCGACAAAACAAAGCGAAATTTTAGTTGCTGATTATACTTTAACTTATCAAAAAGTCGTAGTTAGCGGTGGTCTAAACATTTTCCCAAAATGGGCAAATAAAAATCAAACCGAGTTTTTCTATACATATTATGTAAATAAAAATACTCCTGCGATTTTTAAATATAATCTTTCTAGCGGTGCAAAAACCAAAATTCTAACAGGACAAGGCATGACGATAGCAAGTGATGTTAGTAGCGACGGACGAAAACTTCTTATCACAAATGCGCCAAAAGATCAGCCTGACATTTTTCTTTATGACTTAGCAAGTGGCAATATGAAGCAAGTTACAGATTATCCTGGCATTGATGTAAATGGAAATTTTGTGGATAACGATAGCAGAGTGGTTTTTGTAAGCGATAGACTTGGTTATCCAAATATTTTCGCTCAAAGTCTTGGTGGCGGTAATGTCGAGCAAATGGTATTTCAAGGAAAAAATAATAACTCGATTACGACAAACGGAAGTTATATAGCTTATTCTAGCCGTGACGGCGGCGGAAGCTTTAATATCTATATGATTTCAACGCAAACAGATTTAGTTCGCCAACTCACAGCAGACGGAAAAAATATGTTTCCTAGATTTTCTCATGACGGCGGAACTATAATGTTTATAAAAAGCGGTAGTGCAGTCGGCATTATAAGGGTAAATGAGAACAGAAGTTTTCAATTTCCGTTAAAAATCGGTCAAATTCAATCACTTGATTGGTAA
- the atpD gene encoding F0F1 ATP synthase subunit beta, producing the protein MKGIISQVMGPVVDVDFKDYLPQINEALEVKFDVEGDARRLVLEVAGHLGDNRVRTIAMDMSDGLTRGLEVVALGAPISVPVGEKVLGRIFNVTGDLIDEGEEENFETRWSIHRDPPSFENQSTKSEIFETGIKVVDLLAPYAKGGKVGLFGGAGVGKTVIIMELIHNVAFKHSGYSVFAGVGERTREGNDLYNEMKESGVLDKVALTYGQMNEPPGARNRIALTGLTMAEYFRDELGLDVLMFIDNIFRFSQSGSEMSALLGRIPSAVGYQPTLASEMGKLQERITSTKKGSITSVQAVYVPADDLTDPAPATVFAHLDATTVLNRAIAEKGIYPAVDPLDSTSRMLDPQIIGEEHYKVARGVQAVLQKYKDLQDIIAILGMDELSEEDKLVVERARKVEKYLSQPFFVAEVFTGSPGKYISLEETIAGFKGILEGKYDDLPENAFYMVGNIDEVVAKAEKMKA; encoded by the coding sequence ATGAAAGGAATAATTTCACAAGTAATGGGTCCTGTTGTTGATGTGGATTTTAAAGATTATTTGCCACAAATCAACGAAGCCCTAGAAGTTAAATTTGATGTCGAAGGCGATGCTAGACGACTTGTGCTAGAAGTCGCAGGTCATCTTGGCGATAACCGCGTTAGAACGATTGCTATGGATATGAGCGATGGTTTGACAAGAGGCTTAGAAGTAGTTGCACTTGGTGCTCCTATTAGCGTTCCTGTTGGCGAAAAAGTTTTGGGCAGAATTTTCAATGTTACAGGCGATTTGATCGACGAAGGCGAAGAAGAAAATTTCGAAACTCGCTGGTCAATCCACAGAGATCCGCCAAGCTTCGAAAATCAAAGCACAAAAAGCGAAATTTTTGAAACAGGTATTAAAGTCGTTGATTTGCTAGCTCCTTACGCAAAAGGTGGAAAAGTAGGTTTATTTGGCGGTGCCGGGGTTGGTAAAACCGTTATTATTATGGAGCTAATCCACAATGTTGCTTTCAAACACAGCGGTTACTCTGTATTTGCGGGCGTTGGCGAACGAACAAGAGAGGGAAACGACCTTTATAACGAAATGAAGGAATCGGGCGTTTTGGATAAAGTTGCCTTAACCTATGGTCAAATGAACGAACCACCAGGAGCAAGAAATAGAATTGCTTTGACAGGTCTTACAATGGCTGAGTATTTCCGTGATGAGCTAGGATTAGATGTTTTGATGTTTATCGATAACATTTTTAGATTTTCTCAATCAGGTTCAGAGATGTCAGCACTTCTAGGACGAATTCCAAGTGCCGTTGGTTACCAACCGACTTTGGCTAGCGAAATGGGTAAATTGCAAGAGAGAATTACATCGACTAAAAAAGGCTCAATTACATCAGTTCAAGCTGTTTATGTTCCGGCTGATGACTTAACTGACCCTGCTCCTGCAACGGTTTTTGCTCACCTTGATGCGACAACCGTTCTAAACAGAGCGATTGCAGAAAAAGGAATTTACCCTGCGGTTGATCCGCTTGATTCAACTTCAAGAATGCTTGATCCTCAAATCATCGGCGAAGAGCATTATAAAGTAGCTCGTGGTGTTCAAGCTGTTCTTCAAAAATATAAAGATTTGCAAGATATTATCGCGATTTTAGGTATGGACGAGCTTAGCGAAGAAGATAAACTTGTGGTTGAACGAGCTAGAAAAGTTGAAAAATACCTTTCACAACCTTTCTTTGTTGCCGAAGTTTTCACAGGAAGCCCGGGCAAATATATCAGCCTTGAAGAAACTATCGCAGGATTTAAAGGAATTTTAGAGGGTAAATATGATGATTTACCTGAAAATGCTTTCTATATGGTAGGAAATATTGACGAGGTAGTGGCAAAAGCCGAAAAAATGAAGGCTTAA